GAACAAAACACCAAAATCAAGCTTTTACACTTTTTAAAATGTAATAACCCTTGCTTTTTTCAATCGTTTCTGCATTACCAAAAATATCTTCCATTTTTTTCTTCGCTGAAGGCATACCTTGTTTCTTTTGAATGACTAACCAAAGTTCGCCATTTTTACATAAAACTTGACCACTTTGCTCAATAATTCGATGAACAATTTCCTTACCAGCTCTGATTGGTGGATTCGTTAATACAAAATCAAATTCTAAATCTATAACTGCATCTAAGCAATTACTCACTTTGATATCTGCATTATCGATTTGATTCAACTTTTGATTATCTTTCGCTAATCCTATCGCACGTTCATTAACGTCTAACAGTGTAATTTCACTATATGGTTGCACTTTAGCACACATTAAACCAATAGGTCCATAACCACAGCCTACATCTAATATTTTCTTTTTAGGACCTGGGGGATAAGCATTCAGAAACGTAGAAATTAATAA
The Mammaliicoccus sp. Dog046 genome window above contains:
- a CDS encoding class I SAM-dependent methyltransferase; its protein translation is MSHYYDNDPNVKSERENFDYLYRDIKLSLQTDHGVFSKGKIDFGSDLLISTFLNAYPPGPKKKILDVGCGYGPIGLMCAKVQPYSEITLLDVNERAIGLAKDNQKLNQIDNADIKVSNCLDAVIDLEFDFVLTNPPIRAGKEIVHRIIEQSGQVLCKNGELWLVIQKKQGMPSAKKKMEDIFGNAETIEKSKGYYILKSVKA